One segment of bacterium DNA contains the following:
- a CDS encoding response regulator transcription factor, protein MEKPLRILLVDDHEVVRAGVRMLLEHRPNMTIVGEASTAAAAIAEAARTTPDVVIMDVRLPDGSGVEACREIRSARPATRVLMLTSFADEEAVDASVMAGASGYLLKQTRSAELIHAIEVVAAGESLLDPTVTHQLLTRFRRLGGSGGAIIDALTEQERRVLALVGDGMTNREIAAALHLSEKTVKNYVSTLLGKLHVQRRAAAAAIAAKQKLS, encoded by the coding sequence ATGGAGAAGCCGTTACGCATCCTGCTGGTGGATGACCACGAAGTGGTGCGGGCGGGCGTCCGGATGCTCCTGGAGCACCGGCCCAACATGACGATCGTCGGCGAAGCCTCGACCGCGGCGGCCGCAATTGCGGAGGCGGCGCGGACGACGCCCGACGTAGTGATCATGGACGTACGCCTCCCCGACGGCAGCGGCGTCGAAGCCTGCCGGGAGATCCGGTCGGCGCGGCCCGCCACCCGGGTGTTGATGCTCACGTCGTTTGCGGACGAAGAAGCCGTCGATGCCTCCGTGATGGCCGGCGCGTCGGGCTACTTGTTGAAGCAAACTCGAAGCGCGGAACTGATCCACGCGATTGAGGTCGTGGCCGCCGGGGAATCGCTGCTCGATCCGACGGTCACCCACCAACTTCTCACGCGCTTCAGGCGCCTGGGGGGGAGCGGCGGCGCGATCATCGACGCGCTAACAGAACAAGAGCGCCGCGTGTTGGCGCTGGTTGGGGACGGGATGACCAATCGAGAGATCGCCGCCGCGCTGCACCTGAGCGAAAAGACGGTCAAGAACTACGTCAGCACCCTGCTCGGCAAACTGCACGTGCAACGGCGAGCCGCCGCGGCGGCAATAGCCGCCAAGCAGAAGCTCTCCTAA
- a CDS encoding SDR family NAD(P)-dependent oxidoreductase: MSNKKVWFITGASRGMGADFAKAALAVGYAVVATGRDTARVSKALGQSNDLLPVKLDVTSRADAKAAVKAAVDRFGRIDVLVNNAASFYAGYFEELTPEQFDRQLAASLIGPMNVTRAVLPVMRKQRSGHIISISSTAGLAAGYDFVTAYAASKFGLEGWMESLHAEVAPFGINTTIVNPGFFRTELLTEQSTNYAAPSIADYDERRGPLVEYWKAQNGHQSGDPAKLARALITIASQEPPPRRFIAGADAIATAEQKIADLKAQIDANRDLSTSLAFD, translated from the coding sequence GTGAGTAACAAGAAGGTCTGGTTCATCACCGGAGCGAGCCGGGGCATGGGTGCCGATTTCGCCAAGGCGGCCCTGGCGGTCGGGTACGCCGTCGTGGCCACTGGCCGGGACACCGCTCGCGTATCGAAGGCCCTGGGACAGTCGAACGACTTGTTGCCCGTCAAGCTAGACGTCACGAGCCGTGCCGATGCCAAGGCGGCTGTGAAGGCCGCAGTCGACCGGTTTGGTCGCATCGACGTGCTGGTAAACAACGCGGCGAGCTTCTACGCCGGCTACTTCGAGGAGTTGACGCCGGAGCAGTTCGATCGCCAATTGGCCGCGAGCCTCATCGGTCCGATGAACGTCACCCGCGCGGTCCTGCCGGTGATGCGCAAGCAGCGCTCGGGGCACATCATCTCGATCTCTTCGACAGCGGGCCTCGCCGCCGGTTACGACTTCGTGACGGCTTACGCCGCGTCGAAATTTGGTCTTGAGGGGTGGATGGAGTCGCTGCATGCCGAGGTCGCACCGTTTGGCATCAATACGACGATCGTCAATCCGGGATTCTTCCGCACGGAACTCCTCACGGAGCAATCGACGAACTACGCCGCGCCGTCCATCGCCGACTACGACGAGCGCAGAGGGCCCCTGGTCGAGTACTGGAAAGCCCAGAACGGCCACCAATCCGGGGACCCGGCGAAGCTCGCGCGCGCGCTCATCACGATTGCGAGCCAGGAGCCACCTCCGCGCCGCTTCATCGCCGGCGCCGATGCCATTGCCACCGCGGAGCAGAAGATCGCGGACCTGAAAGCGCAGATCGACGCGAACCGGGACCTCTCGACGTCCCTCGCTTTTGACTGA
- a CDS encoding HAMP domain-containing protein: MEPALYGSAVTQRIEDAVRRSSPARSLRARIMVAVAVGILILLAVMGLNSYQMVRQLTDQLLQERLRSAQATAELLDGTLTQSFRQLQGLASSAALSAPSAGGQREWLREMRPQIALASYGVYVVDAAGRLRIAQPAHPGDAAIDFRDDEAVRQVLAGRPTAASNLEFLGSARVPAVLLCVPLSARAGALCAAVDLRRQQLLSYITEYSTTHRPGTTWHALIIDAHGEVLATTESAEAFQANEHPLFHNALMSARTAAVGRAAVVKGGQIRGYHIMAFAPLYQAAWGVSVGQTEAETFAPIVAVRNRNLLIGATALILALLLAWWDTGTAVRPLRSLAGAAQRIAGGDLDTTVRVDRHDEIGSLADAYDTMRDRLKTSLAERARREHEAQALYAVSREILALTDLRTILAAIAEHARRLLHMEAGALCLFADRGGPIVMGALSGPPDAQLPDRPGGSVGAPAGEPLRCWEDQACPFINDRYGRAHAVAPVQIGDRTLGTLCVANSAPRRVTPDETNLLSALAALAAIAVQSNNLHQQVQQVAVLSERDRISRDLHDNTMQALYGVDLALEYAAGLIDDDPGEAKRRLSQTLDIHTRIIQDIRGYVHNLRPPETAERTLRTALEAIAGEFQEHSRLPITLDLEDVDTVPPVPSEVRTQLILIVREALANVIRHAHAARVTVRAAVTDDALTLLVRDDGRGFDPAGLSSRYGLGLGSMSERARALGGRLRVTAAPGAGTTVEISIPRPARAQVEVEDGEAVTHPAGG, from the coding sequence ATGGAGCCGGCTCTCTACGGGTCCGCAGTGACGCAGCGCATCGAAGACGCGGTGCGCCGGTCGTCTCCTGCGCGCAGCCTGCGGGCGCGAATTATGGTCGCCGTGGCCGTCGGCATCCTGATTCTGCTGGCCGTCATGGGTCTCAATAGCTATCAGATGGTGCGGCAGCTGACCGACCAACTGCTTCAAGAACGCCTCCGCTCGGCGCAGGCCACGGCGGAACTCCTTGACGGAACGCTGACCCAATCCTTCCGGCAGTTACAGGGACTTGCGTCCTCGGCGGCGTTGAGCGCTCCGAGCGCCGGCGGGCAGCGCGAATGGCTCCGGGAGATGCGACCCCAGATCGCTCTCGCTTCTTACGGCGTGTATGTCGTTGACGCGGCGGGGCGCTTGAGGATCGCGCAACCGGCCCACCCGGGCGATGCCGCGATCGACTTCCGCGACGATGAGGCGGTGCGGCAGGTCCTCGCCGGTCGGCCCACCGCGGCGTCGAACTTGGAGTTTCTGGGCTCCGCCCGCGTGCCCGCCGTGTTGTTGTGTGTGCCGCTTTCCGCCCGCGCGGGCGCACTGTGTGCCGCCGTGGACCTCCGCCGACAGCAACTCCTATCCTATATCACCGAGTACAGCACGACACACCGTCCAGGCACCACGTGGCATGCGCTGATCATCGACGCGCACGGCGAGGTCCTAGCCACGACGGAAAGCGCCGAGGCATTCCAGGCCAACGAGCATCCACTGTTTCATAATGCGCTCATGAGCGCTCGTACGGCGGCGGTCGGCCGAGCCGCCGTGGTGAAAGGGGGGCAGATCCGCGGCTATCATATTATGGCCTTTGCCCCGTTGTACCAGGCGGCGTGGGGTGTGAGCGTCGGACAGACCGAGGCCGAAACGTTTGCGCCGATCGTCGCGGTGCGGAACCGCAATCTCTTGATCGGCGCCACCGCCCTCATCCTGGCGCTGCTGCTGGCGTGGTGGGACACCGGCACAGCGGTGCGGCCGTTGCGATCCCTGGCCGGGGCCGCGCAGCGGATCGCCGGCGGGGACCTTGACACCACGGTGCGGGTCGACCGCCACGACGAGATCGGCAGCCTGGCCGACGCCTACGACACGATGCGTGACCGCCTCAAGACGTCGCTCGCGGAACGGGCCCGGCGCGAACATGAGGCGCAGGCGCTCTACGCCGTCAGCCGCGAGATCCTGGCGCTCACGGACCTGCGGACGATCCTCGCAGCCATCGCGGAGCACGCGCGGCGGCTGCTCCACATGGAGGCCGGCGCGCTGTGCTTGTTCGCCGACCGCGGCGGCCCAATCGTCATGGGCGCGTTGAGCGGGCCGCCCGACGCCCAGCTGCCGGACCGCCCGGGTGGCTCCGTGGGAGCGCCGGCGGGGGAGCCGCTGCGTTGCTGGGAAGACCAGGCGTGCCCGTTCATCAACGACCGGTACGGCCGTGCGCACGCCGTGGCGCCCGTGCAAATCGGCGATCGGACCCTCGGAACGCTGTGCGTTGCCAACAGCGCGCCCCGCCGTGTGACGCCGGACGAGACCAACCTGCTCTCCGCCCTTGCCGCTCTGGCCGCCATCGCGGTCCAGAGCAACAACCTGCATCAACAGGTGCAGCAAGTCGCGGTGTTGAGCGAGCGCGACCGGATCAGCCGTGATCTTCATGACAATACGATGCAGGCCTTGTACGGCGTCGACTTGGCGCTGGAATACGCCGCCGGATTGATCGACGACGATCCGGGCGAAGCGAAACGACGGCTGAGCCAGACGCTGGACATCCACACCCGCATCATTCAGGACATCCGCGGTTACGTGCACAACCTACGTCCGCCGGAGACGGCCGAGCGGACCCTTCGGACAGCCCTTGAGGCCATCGCGGGAGAGTTCCAGGAGCACTCACGGCTGCCAATCACTCTGGATCTGGAAGACGTGGACACGGTGCCACCGGTGCCGAGCGAGGTACGGACCCAACTGATCCTGATCGTCCGTGAAGCCCTTGCGAACGTCATCCGCCACGCGCACGCCGCGCGTGTGACCGTCCGAGCGGCTGTGACGGACGACGCGCTTACGCTCCTCGTGCGGGACGACGGCCGTGGATTCGACCCCGCGGGCCTATCGTCGCGCTACGGCCTCGGCCTCGGCAGCATGTCCGAGCGAGCGCGCGCGCTCGGAGGCCGGCTGCGGGTGACGGCTGCGCCGGGCGCGGGCACCACGGTCGAAATATCGATTCCACGGCCGGCCCGCGCCCAGGTGGAGGTGGAAGATGGAGAAGCCGTTACGCATCCTGCTGGTGGATGA
- a CDS encoding hydroxymethylglutaryl-CoA lyase — MKLPGAVTISEVGPRDGFQLVGRVIPTETKIRVIRALYDAGVHDIEVTSFVSPKAVPQFADADEVARAALRLPGLRASALVPNLKGLERALAAGIRAVTVVIGATDAFNSANVRMTVSRSLEQLAAITEAARALPGASIEAGIAVAFGCPYTGPVPLDAVEAIVERAAALGITSVSLGDTIGVATPTQVAGAVARLAGIYPGARLALHLHDTRGMGLANVLAGLDAGVTTFDAAIGGLGGCPFAPGATGNIATDDTNYMLRGMGIETGIDQEGLLACGRLVAETVTADLPSHALRVHLSRARPTS, encoded by the coding sequence ATGAAGCTGCCCGGGGCTGTGACGATCTCGGAAGTGGGGCCCCGCGACGGGTTCCAACTCGTCGGCCGTGTGATCCCAACCGAGACCAAGATCCGCGTGATCCGCGCGCTCTACGACGCCGGTGTGCACGACATCGAGGTCACGTCGTTCGTGTCGCCGAAGGCCGTGCCGCAGTTCGCGGACGCGGACGAGGTTGCGCGCGCCGCGCTGCGGCTGCCGGGACTGCGCGCGTCGGCCCTCGTGCCAAACTTGAAAGGCCTGGAGCGCGCGCTCGCCGCCGGCATTCGCGCCGTGACGGTGGTGATCGGGGCGACCGACGCGTTCAATTCGGCGAACGTCCGGATGACCGTGAGCCGATCGCTCGAGCAGCTGGCCGCGATTACGGAGGCGGCGCGGGCGCTGCCGGGGGCGTCCATCGAGGCCGGCATCGCGGTCGCGTTCGGCTGTCCTTATACCGGACCGGTGCCGCTCGACGCGGTGGAGGCGATCGTCGAGCGGGCGGCGGCCCTCGGGATCACCTCGGTCAGCCTCGGCGACACGATCGGTGTCGCGACGCCCACGCAGGTCGCCGGCGCCGTAGCCCGGCTGGCGGGAATCTACCCCGGCGCCCGCCTCGCGCTGCACCTGCACGACACGCGCGGCATGGGGCTCGCCAACGTCCTGGCCGGGCTGGACGCGGGCGTGACCACGTTCGACGCCGCGATCGGCGGCCTCGGCGGTTGCCCGTTCGCGCCCGGCGCGACCGGCAACATCGCGACCGACGACACCAACTATATGCTGCGCGGGATGGGCATCGAGACCGGCATCGACCAGGAGGGCCTTCTCGCCTGCGGCCGGCTGGTGGCCGAGACCGTAACGGCGGACCTCCCGAGCCACGCGCTCCGGGTGCACCTCAGCCGGGCCCGACCGACGAGTTAG
- a CDS encoding plastocyanin/azurin family copper-binding protein translates to MRQACTAILALVLTGAAVLNPVIPRAPVEAAGPTVTIPGDSYLPPSIMIDAGQTVTWINKDTDPHVTTTMPGTPASFTLVHPPGKPASFKFTTAGIYPYYCLDHATFNTTLRRAAARKEADTFPVAMEGLIVVKGPELTGMPSATVKISGDTYAPDIAVVRVGGKVTWINADRAAHTAIFTGGGAPKLTIAAGKSGSATFAKPGIYFFYDERFAMYNTKLGLAAAKKGAPHFPVAMQGYVVVL, encoded by the coding sequence ATGCGGCAGGCGTGCACGGCGATCTTGGCTCTCGTTCTAACCGGCGCGGCGGTCCTCAACCCTGTGATCCCCCGCGCGCCCGTCGAGGCCGCCGGGCCGACGGTGACCATTCCCGGAGATTCGTACCTGCCGCCGTCGATCATGATCGATGCCGGACAGACGGTCACCTGGATCAATAAAGATACCGATCCGCACGTCACTACGACGATGCCCGGTACTCCGGCGTCGTTCACGCTCGTCCACCCGCCGGGGAAGCCGGCGTCGTTCAAGTTCACTACGGCCGGGATCTACCCGTACTACTGTCTCGACCATGCCACCTTCAACACAACGCTCCGGCGGGCCGCGGCGCGCAAAGAAGCGGATACGTTCCCGGTGGCCATGGAAGGGCTCATCGTGGTCAAGGGACCGGAGCTCACGGGAATGCCGTCCGCGACGGTGAAGATCTCCGGGGACACCTATGCGCCCGATATCGCGGTTGTGCGGGTCGGCGGCAAAGTAACCTGGATCAACGCAGATCGCGCCGCGCACACGGCGATCTTCACGGGTGGCGGCGCGCCAAAACTCACGATCGCCGCCGGCAAGAGCGGCTCGGCCACATTCGCGAAGCCGGGGATTTACTTCTTCTACGATGAGCGGTTCGCGATGTACAACACCAAACTGGGGCTCGCGGCGGCCAAGAAGGGGGCGCCCCACTTTCCCGTCGCCATGCAGGGATACGTCGTGGTGCTCTAA
- a CDS encoding helix-turn-helix domain-containing protein translates to MAQTLRDWYRYLERQMHVSLPEPVTSLNAGPPDALSRQIGAVEPAGSRPAASISSWPAAGPRARAKIAPAATKSPPAQPNPVAVAAAVGARATSGTPGEAGGGQGSRAALEAEARADAVRRSLGAGPDQRALPMELGPRGRGGRRPITESREEIIRRLLDPEISLHEAAAVLNLSKATVRRYTDQGKLACLRTEGGQRRFRLSALLGFLDVQSQARGETAG, encoded by the coding sequence ATGGCGCAGACGTTGCGGGACTGGTACCGCTACCTCGAACGGCAGATGCATGTCTCCCTCCCGGAACCGGTCACGTCCTTGAACGCCGGCCCACCCGACGCGCTCAGCCGTCAGATCGGTGCGGTCGAGCCGGCCGGCTCTAGGCCTGCGGCTTCAATTTCGTCGTGGCCCGCGGCGGGTCCGCGGGCACGAGCCAAAATCGCGCCGGCCGCCACGAAATCACCGCCGGCCCAGCCGAACCCGGTCGCGGTAGCCGCCGCCGTGGGCGCCCGGGCTACATCCGGGACGCCCGGCGAGGCCGGCGGCGGGCAGGGCTCGCGGGCGGCCCTTGAAGCCGAGGCCCGCGCCGACGCCGTCCGCCGGAGTCTCGGCGCCGGGCCCGATCAGCGGGCACTGCCGATGGAGCTCGGCCCGCGTGGGCGGGGCGGCCGGCGCCCGATCACGGAGAGCCGCGAGGAGATCATTCGCCGGCTGCTCGATCCCGAGATCAGCCTGCACGAGGCGGCCGCCGTGCTCAACCTGAGCAAGGCGACCGTGCGCCGCTACACCGACCAGGGGAAGCTGGCGTGTCTACGCACCGAGGGCGGGCAGCGGCGGTTTCGCCTGTCCGCGCTGCTCGGCTTTCTCGACGTGCAGTCACAGGCGCGCGGCGAGACCGCCGGGTAA
- a CDS encoding enoyl-CoA hydratase, with product MDELHVVRDGAVATVTLNRPEKHNAITVAMWEALPGVLAPLAADAAVRAVVVRGAGEEAFASGADISEFGRVRNGAPSARAYSALVAAAERALADFPKPAIAMVHGFCVGGGLELALACDLRWTSPSGRFGITAARLGIVYSPDATRRLARLVGPSHARDLLFSGRLVDAAEARTMGLVNRVCPSGELETATYAYADMLARQAPLSQRGAKAMLQRLAGEGTMSDQDIAAFVEAAYESADYREGVRAFLARRPARFEGR from the coding sequence ATGGACGAACTGCACGTGGTGCGCGACGGCGCCGTCGCCACGGTCACCCTCAACCGGCCCGAGAAGCACAACGCGATTACGGTGGCGATGTGGGAAGCGCTGCCCGGCGTGCTGGCGCCGCTCGCGGCGGACGCGGCCGTCCGCGCCGTCGTGGTGCGCGGCGCCGGGGAGGAGGCGTTCGCCTCCGGCGCGGACATCTCGGAGTTCGGCCGCGTGCGGAACGGCGCGCCGTCGGCGCGGGCGTACAGCGCGCTGGTGGCCGCGGCCGAGCGCGCGCTGGCGGACTTCCCAAAGCCGGCGATCGCGATGGTCCACGGGTTCTGCGTCGGCGGCGGCCTCGAACTGGCGCTCGCGTGCGATCTCCGGTGGACGAGCCCGTCGGGGCGGTTCGGCATCACCGCCGCGCGCCTCGGGATCGTGTACAGCCCCGACGCGACGAGGCGTCTCGCGCGCCTCGTCGGTCCGAGCCACGCGCGCGACCTGCTCTTCAGCGGGCGCCTCGTCGATGCGGCGGAGGCGCGCACGATGGGACTCGTCAACCGCGTCTGCCCGTCCGGCGAGCTGGAAACGGCGACCTACGCCTACGCGGACATGCTCGCGCGACAGGCGCCGCTGTCGCAGCGTGGCGCGAAAGCGATGCTGCAACGACTGGCAGGGGAGGGAACGATGAGCGACCAGGACATCGCCGCGTTCGTCGAGGCCGCGTACGAGAGCGCGGACTACCGCGAGGGTGTGCGGGCGTTTCTCGCGCGCCGGCCCGCCCGGTTCGAGGGCCGTTGA
- a CDS encoding sensor histidine kinase: MPTVSIETLDWLALGVGAHAAVMLLLFLRFLETRERIVLWWTGAYVLFTLHVVAEAAAMRTAEPWLFFARHAAIVAASLVMLSSVAAGWRNLSRRHLLAGAAGLAASALAASALGARAGTWWLMVWPPSVFAAAAFLASAYFLRQTEGRTRQWGTALLFWGLVLTGLHGLDYPLLRPLAPLPGALASGVFTLLFGTGIVLRANQRVRELTVLNAVRGTLLAKVYTTQEDERRWICRTLHEEVGQMLSALIMSLDGTERYFAEAPSATTRQIAHIRGVAEKTLDEIRTIVNDLRPTLLDELGLRAAVCAHARRVLAPAGASVEIEIDDLTTRFPPRIEVVLFRILQESLTDIAKHAGATRVGVRIARADTIVYATVTDNGARFEPAVSLRTGDARTIGLFAMRERAAAIGGQVSTCTLPGVGTQIEITLPCGGEPVEPGPQPLLPLAGL; encoded by the coding sequence ATGCCTACGGTATCGATCGAGACGCTGGACTGGCTAGCCCTTGGCGTCGGTGCCCACGCTGCGGTGATGCTGTTGCTGTTCCTGCGGTTTCTCGAGACCCGCGAGCGGATCGTACTGTGGTGGACGGGCGCCTACGTCCTGTTCACACTGCACGTGGTGGCCGAAGCGGCCGCGATGCGCACGGCAGAACCCTGGCTCTTCTTCGCACGGCACGCGGCAATCGTTGCGGCGTCGCTGGTCATGCTCTCGAGCGTTGCCGCGGGGTGGCGGAATCTGAGCCGGCGTCATCTGCTTGCCGGCGCGGCCGGGCTCGCCGCGTCTGCGCTCGCGGCGTCGGCACTCGGCGCGCGCGCGGGGACTTGGTGGCTCATGGTGTGGCCCCCGTCTGTCTTCGCGGCGGCCGCCTTCCTCGCCTCGGCATACTTCCTGCGGCAGACCGAGGGGCGTACGCGGCAGTGGGGAACAGCGCTGCTCTTCTGGGGACTTGTCTTGACCGGCCTGCACGGGCTCGATTACCCGCTCTTACGGCCGCTGGCTCCGCTGCCGGGTGCGCTGGCGTCGGGGGTGTTCACGCTGCTCTTTGGGACCGGCATCGTGCTGCGGGCCAATCAGCGGGTTCGCGAGTTGACGGTCCTCAACGCTGTGCGCGGGACGCTCCTGGCGAAAGTGTACACCACACAGGAGGACGAACGCCGGTGGATCTGCCGGACGCTGCACGAGGAGGTCGGGCAGATGCTGTCGGCCCTCATTATGTCACTGGACGGGACCGAGCGATACTTCGCCGAAGCGCCGTCGGCAACCACCCGGCAGATCGCACACATCCGGGGCGTTGCCGAGAAGACCTTGGACGAAATCCGCACGATCGTCAACGATCTGCGGCCCACGCTCCTCGATGAGCTTGGGCTGCGCGCGGCCGTGTGCGCTCACGCGCGCCGCGTGCTGGCGCCGGCGGGGGCCTCGGTCGAGATCGAGATCGACGACCTCACGACCCGCTTTCCGCCGCGGATCGAAGTGGTGCTCTTTCGCATCCTACAGGAGTCCCTCACCGACATCGCCAAGCATGCAGGCGCCACCCGCGTCGGCGTGCGCATCGCGCGCGCGGACACGATCGTGTATGCGACGGTAACGGATAACGGCGCGCGATTCGAACCGGCGGTGAGTTTGCGCACCGGCGACGCGCGCACCATCGGGCTGTTCGCCATGCGGGAGAGGGCCGCCGCCATAGGCGGGCAGGTGAGTACGTGCACCCTGCCGGGAGTCGGAACGCAGATCGAGATAACGCTTCCATGCGGCGGGGAACCCGTAGAACCGGGGCCTCAGCCTCTGTTACCGTTGGCGGGCCTGTAG
- a CDS encoding CoA transferase, producing the protein MGPLDGIRVVDLTRFLAGPFCTQELGDFGADVVKIEPLDGDHSRNQTLRPHLVGNSYFFAGANRSKRSMALDVTKPAGREVVLRLARRADVVIENFRPGVMERLGFGAASLREDNPRLIYCGVTGFGQTGPYSGRPGFDQVGQGMSGFMSITGQEPTGPTRAGIALADLYCAMTACRGVLYALLARERTGRGQDVYVSILDSMVSLLTWSAGMYFETGTPPGLAGNYHPLASPFGVYQTREGSFNLCAGNEVMWRRLCEAIGKPELAEDPRFQNVNARVANRPALNAILTEAFKSRTSNEWVQYLNERGVACGPIYNLAEVFSDPQVLHNGMLVERPHPVHGAVKLIGIPIKLSETPGEIRRVPPILNEHADEILTEAGYAPGEIAKLREAGVLGARPAARG; encoded by the coding sequence ATGGGACCGCTCGACGGCATCCGGGTGGTCGACCTGACGCGGTTTCTCGCGGGTCCCTTCTGCACGCAGGAACTGGGCGACTTCGGGGCCGACGTGGTCAAGATCGAGCCGCTCGACGGCGACCACTCCCGGAACCAGACCCTCCGGCCTCACCTGGTCGGCAACAGTTACTTCTTCGCCGGGGCCAACCGCAGCAAGCGCAGCATGGCCCTCGACGTGACGAAGCCGGCCGGGCGGGAGGTCGTCCTCCGGCTGGCGCGCCGCGCCGACGTCGTGATCGAGAACTTTCGGCCCGGAGTCATGGAGCGCCTCGGCTTCGGCGCGGCCTCGCTGCGCGAAGACAATCCGCGCCTCATCTACTGCGGCGTGACGGGGTTCGGGCAGACCGGCCCGTACAGCGGCCGTCCGGGATTCGATCAGGTGGGGCAGGGCATGTCCGGCTTCATGAGCATCACCGGCCAGGAGCCGACCGGGCCGACCCGCGCCGGGATCGCGCTCGCCGATCTCTACTGCGCGATGACCGCCTGCCGCGGCGTGCTCTACGCACTGCTGGCGCGAGAGCGGACCGGGCGCGGGCAGGACGTGTACGTGTCGATTCTCGACTCGATGGTCTCGCTGCTGACGTGGAGCGCCGGGATGTACTTCGAGACGGGCACGCCGCCCGGCTTGGCCGGGAACTACCACCCGCTCGCGTCGCCGTTCGGCGTGTACCAGACCCGGGAGGGATCGTTCAACCTGTGCGCGGGCAATGAGGTCATGTGGCGGCGGCTGTGCGAGGCGATCGGCAAGCCGGAGCTCGCCGAGGACCCGCGCTTTCAGAACGTGAACGCCCGCGTCGCGAACCGTCCGGCGCTCAACGCAATCCTGACCGAGGCGTTCAAGAGCCGGACGAGCAACGAATGGGTGCAGTATCTCAACGAGCGCGGCGTCGCCTGCGGACCGATCTACAACCTCGCGGAAGTGTTCAGCGACCCGCAAGTCCTGCACAACGGGATGCTGGTGGAACGGCCGCATCCCGTCCACGGCGCCGTCAAGCTGATCGGCATCCCGATCAAGCTCTCCGAGACGCCCGGCGAGATCCGCCGGGTCCCGCCGATCCTCAACGAGCACGCCGACGAAATCTTGACGGAGGCGGGGTACGCCCCCGGCGAGATCGCGAAGCTGCGGGAAGCCGGTGTGCTGGGCGCCCGGCCCGCGGCGCGGGGATGA
- a CDS encoding CoA transferase, whose protein sequence is MTPSPPPTGPLAGLRVLDLGNMIAGPFCARLLGDFGADVIKVEQPGRGDPVRGWRSQYRGHSLLWKTMNRNKRAVTLDLHAEEGQAIARRLYDACDIVVENFRPGVLERWGLGYAQVREAAPRLIMVRISGYGQTGPYRDRAGFGGVAEAISGVRFLTGYPDRPPTRVGFALADTVAGLYGAFAAMAAVSERARSGLGQEIDVALTEATFSLLDDLLAAYQKLGHVAERHGTGLPGVAPSSIYPTRDGQYIVIGANNNNVFRRLATLMGREDWLADPGLANDQGRGGRQAELDAAVGAWTAQHDLGALNELLAAHGVPAGPVYDIAGVAADPQFRFRGAIAEVDDPDVGPLALPGVVPVMSRTPGHIAWAGARQGQHNAEVYGEVLGLSGRDVEALRDRGVI, encoded by the coding sequence GTGACCCCCTCGCCTCCGCCCACCGGGCCGCTCGCGGGCCTCCGCGTGCTCGACCTCGGCAACATGATCGCGGGGCCGTTTTGCGCCCGCCTGCTCGGGGACTTCGGCGCCGACGTCATCAAGGTGGAGCAGCCGGGACGGGGCGACCCGGTCCGGGGCTGGCGGAGCCAGTACCGGGGCCACTCTCTTCTATGGAAGACAATGAACCGGAACAAACGCGCCGTCACCCTGGACCTTCACGCGGAAGAGGGACAGGCCATCGCGCGCCGGCTCTACGACGCCTGCGACATCGTGGTGGAGAACTTCCGGCCGGGCGTGCTCGAGCGCTGGGGGCTCGGCTACGCGCAGGTGCGGGAGGCGGCTCCCCGCCTCATCATGGTGCGCATCAGCGGGTACGGCCAGACCGGTCCGTACCGTGACCGGGCGGGATTCGGCGGGGTGGCCGAGGCGATCTCCGGGGTCCGCTTTCTGACCGGGTACCCCGACCGGCCGCCGACGCGGGTTGGGTTCGCGCTGGCCGACACCGTGGCCGGTCTGTACGGGGCGTTCGCCGCGATGGCCGCGGTGTCGGAGCGCGCGCGCAGCGGCCTCGGTCAGGAGATCGACGTCGCGCTTACGGAAGCCACCTTCAGCCTGCTCGACGATTTGCTTGCCGCGTATCAGAAGCTCGGCCACGTGGCCGAACGGCACGGTACCGGACTGCCCGGGGTCGCGCCGAGCAGCATCTATCCGACGCGCGACGGGCAGTACATCGTGATCGGCGCCAACAACAACAATGTGTTCCGCCGGCTCGCAACGTTGATGGGCCGCGAGGACTGGCTCGCCGACCCCGGCCTGGCCAACGACCAGGGACGCGGCGGGCGCCAGGCCGAGCTCGACGCCGCGGTCGGCGCGTGGACCGCGCAGCACGATCTGGGCGCGCTTAACGAGCTGCTCGCCGCGCACGGGGTTCCGGCGGGGCCGGTCTACGACATCGCCGGCGTCGCCGCGGACCCGCAGTTTCGCTTCCGCGGGGCGATCGCCGAGGTGGACGATCCCGACGTCGGGCCGCTCGCGCTGCCGGGGGTTGTGCCGGTGATGAGCCGGACGCCCGGCCATATTGCCTGGGCCGGGGCGCGGCAGGGCCAGCACAACGCGGAAGTCTACGGCGAGGTGCTCGGGCTGAGCGGCCGGGACGTCGAGGCGCTCCGGGACCGCGGGGTCATCTGA